CAATCATAAAGCAATGGTTTGCTGGAATAATTTGCCATTTAAATTTATCAGTGGTTTTAGCTCCATGAATGGATAATTTTTCGGAAGCAATAATTACATGCTTATACATGGTTTGTTGGCTGGAGTTTGATAAAAAATCATCCCCTAGAGAGAAATACATGGTTTCAGGTGTAATTCGTGATGAAGTACAATAACGGAATGCCACGATACGTTTTCCATCGGTAAGGCAAATATTAAAATAGCACACCGCTTGTTTATGATGATTTTTAACTAATTCATTAATTATATTTAATGTTTTCTGTAAATTTATATATATGTCATAAGAGCTAGATAATTTTTTATTTTTTGCTAATTGTAAAAATAAGGCAAAAATTAATTCTGAATCTGTGCTCCCTTTAATCCAATTATAAATATCATCATCCAATAAATTATGGATTTGTCGTTTTATTTTTTTGAAGTAAGGAATCCATCCATTATGCATAAAGAGCCAGTTTTTATATATAAATGGATGACAATTAAAGTGAGAAATACCACCGGTACTTGCTGCACGTATATGGGCAAAAAAAAGCGGAGCTCTGGTTTTTTTTGCTAAATAAGAAAAATTTAGATCGTTCCATGCGGGGAAAAGAGAGGTAAATAAAGCGG
The DNA window shown above is from Legionella sp. PC997 and carries:
- a CDS encoding class II glutamine amidotransferase, giving the protein MCRFVAYIGKEDILFADLLVKPNNSLIKQSLLARESRTLTNGDGFGLGWYTHYDKTPALFTSLFPAWNDLNFSYLAKKTRAPLFFAHIRAASTGGISHFNCHPFIYKNWLFMHNGWIPYFKKIKRQIHNLLDDDIYNWIKGSTDSELIFALFLQLAKNKKLSSSYDIYINLQKTLNIINELVKNHHKQAVCYFNICLTDGKRIVAFRYCTSSRITPETMYFSLGDDFLSNSSQQTMYKHVIIASEKLSIHGAKTTDKFKWQIIPANHCFMIESNLSISLQKL